In the genome of Capra hircus breed San Clemente chromosome 5, ASM170441v1, whole genome shotgun sequence, one region contains:
- the TMEM184B gene encoding transmembrane protein 184B isoform X1, with amino-acid sequence MTVRGAALAPDPASPTTAAASPSVSVMPEGSPTAMEQPVFLMTTAAQAISGFFVWTALLITCHQIYMHLRCYSCPNEQRYIVRILFIVPIYAFDSWLSLLFFTNDQYYVYFGTVRDCYEALVIYNFLSLCYEYLGGESSIMSEIRGKPIESSCMYGTCCLWGKTYSIGFLRFCKQATLQFCVVKPLMAVSTVVLQAFGKYRDGDFDVTSGYLYVTIVYNISVSLALYALFLFYFATRELLSPYSPVLKFFMVKSVIFLSFWQGMLLAILEKCGAIPKIHSARVSVGEGTVAAGYQDFIICVEMFFAALALRHAFTYKVYADKRLDAQVPTYGPYGRCAPMKSISSSLKETMNPHDIVQDAIHNFSPAYQQYTQQSTLEPGPTWRGGAHGLSRSHSLSGTRDNEKTLLLSSDDEF; translated from the exons ATGACCGTGAGGGGGGCCGCGCTGGCCCCGGATCCAGCATCGCCCACGACGGCAGCAGCCTCGCCCAGCGTCTCCGTGATGCCTGAGGGCAGCCCCACGGCCATGGAGCAGCCCGTGTTCCTGATGACAACCGCTGCTCAGGCCATCTCTGGCTTCTTCGTTTGGACAGCCCTGCTCATCACCTGCCACCAG ATCTACATGCACCTGCGCTGCTACAGCTGCCCCAACGAGCAGCGCTACATCGTCCGCATCCTCTTCATCGTGCCCATCTACGCCTTCGACTCCTGGCTCAGCCTCCTTTTCTTCACCAACGACCAGTACTACGTGTACTTCGGCACCGTGCGCGACTGCTACGAGG CCTTGGTCATCTATAATTTCCTGAGCCTGTGCTATGAATACCTCGGAGGGGAAAGTTCCATCATGTCAGAGATCAGAGGGAAGCCCATCGA GTCCAGCTGTATGTATGGCACCTGCTGCCTCTGGGGAAAGACTTACTCCATCGGGTTCCTACGGTTCTGCAAGCAG GCCACCCTGCAGTTCTGCGTGGTGAAGCCACTCATGGCCGTCAGCACCGTGGTCCTCCAGGCGTTCGGCAAGTACCGGGATGGTGACTTTGA CGTCACCAGCGGCTACCTCTACGTGACCATCGTCTACAACATCTCCGTCAGCCTGGCCCTCTACGCCCTCTTCCTCTTCTACTTTGCCACCCGGGAGCTGCTCAGCCCTTACAGCCCTGTCCTCAAGTTCTTCATGGTCAAGTCTgtcatctttctttccttctggcaAG GCATGCTCCTGGCCATCCTGGAGAAGTGCGGGGCCATCCCCAAGATCCACTCGGCCCGCGTGTCGGTGGGCGAGGGCACCGTGGCTGCTGGCTACCAGGACTTCATCATCTGCGTGGAGATGTTCTTTGCAGCTCTGGCTCTGCGGCATGCCTTCACCTACAAGGTCTATGCCGACAAGAGGCTGGACGCACAAG TGCCGACATACGGCCCTTACG GCCGCTGTGCCCCCATGAAGAGCATCTCCAGCAGCCTCAAGGAGACCATGAACCCCCACGACATTGTGCAGGATGCCATCCACAACTTCTCGCCTGCCTACCAGCAGTACACGCAGCAGTCCACCCTGGAGCCCGGGCCCACCTGGCGCGGGGGCGCCCACGGCCTCTCTCGTTCCCACAGCCTCAGCGGCACCCGCGACAACGAGAAGACGCTCCTGCTCAGCTCCGACGATGAGTTCTAG
- the TMEM184B gene encoding transmembrane protein 184B isoform X2, whose product MTVRGAALAPDPASPTTAAASPSVSVMPEGSPTAMEQPVFLMTTAAQAISGFFVWTALLITCHQIYMHLRCYSCPNEQRYIVRILFIVPIYAFDSWLSLLFFTNDQYYVYFGTVRDCYEALVIYNFLSLCYEYLGGESSIMSEIRGKPIESSCMYGTCCLWGKTYSIGFLRFCKQATLQFCVVKPLMAVSTVVLQAFGKYRDGDFDVTSGYLYVTIVYNISVSLALYALFLFYFATRELLSPYSPVLKFFMVKSVIFLSFWQGMLLAILEKCGAIPKIHSARVSVGEGTVAAGYQDFIICVEMFFAALALRHAFTYKVYADKRLDAQGRCAPMKSISSSLKETMNPHDIVQDAIHNFSPAYQQYTQQSTLEPGPTWRGGAHGLSRSHSLSGTRDNEKTLLLSSDDEF is encoded by the exons ATGACCGTGAGGGGGGCCGCGCTGGCCCCGGATCCAGCATCGCCCACGACGGCAGCAGCCTCGCCCAGCGTCTCCGTGATGCCTGAGGGCAGCCCCACGGCCATGGAGCAGCCCGTGTTCCTGATGACAACCGCTGCTCAGGCCATCTCTGGCTTCTTCGTTTGGACAGCCCTGCTCATCACCTGCCACCAG ATCTACATGCACCTGCGCTGCTACAGCTGCCCCAACGAGCAGCGCTACATCGTCCGCATCCTCTTCATCGTGCCCATCTACGCCTTCGACTCCTGGCTCAGCCTCCTTTTCTTCACCAACGACCAGTACTACGTGTACTTCGGCACCGTGCGCGACTGCTACGAGG CCTTGGTCATCTATAATTTCCTGAGCCTGTGCTATGAATACCTCGGAGGGGAAAGTTCCATCATGTCAGAGATCAGAGGGAAGCCCATCGA GTCCAGCTGTATGTATGGCACCTGCTGCCTCTGGGGAAAGACTTACTCCATCGGGTTCCTACGGTTCTGCAAGCAG GCCACCCTGCAGTTCTGCGTGGTGAAGCCACTCATGGCCGTCAGCACCGTGGTCCTCCAGGCGTTCGGCAAGTACCGGGATGGTGACTTTGA CGTCACCAGCGGCTACCTCTACGTGACCATCGTCTACAACATCTCCGTCAGCCTGGCCCTCTACGCCCTCTTCCTCTTCTACTTTGCCACCCGGGAGCTGCTCAGCCCTTACAGCCCTGTCCTCAAGTTCTTCATGGTCAAGTCTgtcatctttctttccttctggcaAG GCATGCTCCTGGCCATCCTGGAGAAGTGCGGGGCCATCCCCAAGATCCACTCGGCCCGCGTGTCGGTGGGCGAGGGCACCGTGGCTGCTGGCTACCAGGACTTCATCATCTGCGTGGAGATGTTCTTTGCAGCTCTGGCTCTGCGGCATGCCTTCACCTACAAGGTCTATGCCGACAAGAGGCTGGACGCACAAG GCCGCTGTGCCCCCATGAAGAGCATCTCCAGCAGCCTCAAGGAGACCATGAACCCCCACGACATTGTGCAGGATGCCATCCACAACTTCTCGCCTGCCTACCAGCAGTACACGCAGCAGTCCACCCTGGAGCCCGGGCCCACCTGGCGCGGGGGCGCCCACGGCCTCTCTCGTTCCCACAGCCTCAGCGGCACCCGCGACAACGAGAAGACGCTCCTGCTCAGCTCCGACGATGAGTTCTAG